The segment attctgagtacatagctcgccatcacggcgagctattcagacacctgccaagtttggggcaacctaaactcagaattagtattagaaatatgctcttgcctttgctgatcttcgtcagaatacactcccaggactgctacttccacaagaaatgttgtttttgttcgaaataatccatagttatgtccaaatacctccgttttgtttgtgcgttcaggtcactatccaaaaggtaacgcgcgagcgcaattcgagacacaaaaagtctaaatgttccattaccgtacttagaagcatgtcaaacgctgtttaaaatcaatttttatggtatttttaacgtaaaattgcgataatattccaaccggacaatagcgtattcattcaaggagaaaaagaaaaaatagcgtgctcgcgggaacgcgcatatccaatccctttgttgccaggcagaccactcagtaactgagctcctatactctgcccagtgacaggagaaggctcaaaccactttctgaaggctttagacagccaatggaagccttagaaagtgcaacgtaacagcacagatgctgtagtttcgaaagggactagaaagaagaactacaattctcagatcctccacttcctggttgaccttttctcaggtttttgcctgccatatcagttctgttatactcacagacaccattcaaacagttttagaaacttcagagtgttttctatccaaatctactaatatatgcatattctcgtttctgggcaagagtagtaaccagtttaaatcgggtacgtttttttcatccggctgtgaaaatactgccccctatccatatcaggttttaagccttgtctgagccagaacggcccatagtgGTCAGTACTACCTAGGACTGTAGTGAACTATCATTCTTATGGCTTAGAGGTTAAAACTCCTCTCTATTAGCATGGTGTTATAGACTGAAGGTTAAATGACAGGTGTAACACCTAGCTAGGTTTATCATGGTGTTATAGACTGATGGTTAAATGACAGGTGTAACACCTAGCTAGGTTTAGCATGGTGTTATAGTTTTAATAGCACTGTATTAGGTTCTGTATGGTGTTAGTGTGATATTAGTAGGGCATACAGGAGCTGCAAGGTATCAGGTCACGTCCTCGCAGGATTACCACTGCTCTGAGACCTGTTCTCAGCTTAACACAGTTTCCATGGCCACGTCATCCCCCACTTTAGACTGCGACCACCTGGAAAATAGAGATTCCTGAAGTAGGGCTTTGATGTGGGAGTGAGGATTTGATTTGGTTATTGGAATTTTATATTGGTGGAGTTGAATAAAGTTATTCTAATCTAATGTTGTCAAGTAAATTATTTGGAATGTCTGGGGTGAAGTCATAAAGAGACTAGAATGTCTGGGAGAGACCTGTGATGTCACAAGTAGACTATAATCTCTTGAAGACCTTACCTCTGTGATGTCATAAAGATTACATGTCTGGAGaatatttttttgtgattttaTAAAGAGTAGAATCTCTGGGAAAGACCTCTGTGATGTCATGAAGACACTAGAATATCTTAGGGAGACCTGCAATGCCATAAATATAATATCTGTGATGTCATGAGAGAGTAGAATATCTGGGGAAGGCCTGTGATGTCATAAAGAGAATAGAAAGTCTGGAGAGGAACTCGGTGATGTCATAAAGAGAATAGAAAGTCTGGAGAGGAACTCGGTGATGTCATAAAGAGAATAGAATGTCTGAGGGAAGACCTCTGTGATGTCACAGACAAATACAGTAGTAGAATAATGTCTGGTGAATGTTGTCAGGATGCCAAAAATAATGGAGTAGCCTAGTGGGGAGTCCACTGTTCAGAACCGTTCAGTTTGACTGTTGTGACCCACCTTCAATACAGTCTTTGTACACACACCTAGTCCTTATCAACTAGCCAGTAAGGACTAACCATGACTTACCTATCATTTAGGAAAGGTTAGTTCTGGTCCGTTGTTCCTCTGCCTGGCGATTTTAATAGTGGCCCATGGCTGGGCAGAACCATCCAGTCCCTGCTGACTGGAGTTAGGGGGGTATGTGAGGGCTAAGCCCCCAGGATGAGGCAGTCTGGCTGGGGGGACAGGGTTCAGCACAAGCCCCTAAACCTCCAGATTTGGCTTCAATCTGGGAGTGGTCGCtgttaagagtgtgtgtgtgtgtccatggttTTGTGTGTGCATCATTTGTCAGTTTGTCTTTGTGGGATTGTTGTTGCGGTGTggctttgactgtgtgtgtgttggcgctgtatgtgtctgtttatatttatgctgtgtgtgtgtgtgtgtgtggtgataatACCAGCTGTTTGATACCCAGTACCCAGGGGGTGTGGCCAGAGCTAGAGCTAAATTTACTTGTAATCACATGAAAGGGCAAtgagaggaggggtgtgtgtgtgtgtgtcccactcaTCTCTCTTGATTTGCAGGTTGAGCCAAATGCCACTATTGGGGAGATCAAGTGTATGTTCCACAAAAGCCGTGAGTACGACCTCAGATTGACATTACACAGCAGCACATGCTACTACAATTACATTCACTTCaatatacagtatttcaattaaataaaGCTAAAGAGTTAACCCCCccttgtctgtgtatctgtcttcTTTCTCTGTCTGGTCTCCCCCCGTCCGTGTATCTGTCTTCTTTCTCTGTCTGGTCTCCCCccgtctgtgtatctgtcttcTTTCTCTGTCTGGTCTCCCTCCCGTCCGTGTATCTGTCTTCTTTCTGTCTGGTCTCCCTCCCGTCCGTGTATCTGTCTTCTTTCTCTGTCTGGTCTCCCTCccgtctgtgtatctgtcttcTTTCTCTGTCTGGTCTCCCTCCCGTCCTTGTATCTGTCTTCTTTCTGTCTGGTCTCCCCCCGTCCGTGTATCTGTCTTCTTTCTCTGTCTGGTCTCCCTTGTCCGTCTGTCTCAGATCCTCAATGGTACGCAGCCAGACAGTCCATCCGCCTAGACCCAAGTAAGTCTAACTCCAAACCAGTCTTCTGATGTTCAGTCTGTATGAAGACCGTGTTGATATCTATAGTatagtagtgatggtagaggacagtgttgatatctatagtatagtagtgatggtagaggacagtgttgatatctatagtatagtagtgatggtagaggacagtgttgatatctatagtatagtagtgatggtagaggacagtgttgatacctatagtatagtagtgatggtagaggacagtgttgatatctatagtatagtagtgatggtagaggacagtgttgatacctatagtatagtagtgatggtagaggacagtgttgatatctatagtatagtagtgatggtagaggacagtgttgatatctatagtatagtagtgatggtagaggacagtgttgatacctatagtatagtagtgatggtagaggacagtgttgatatctatagtatagtagtgctggtagaggacagtgttgatatctatagtatagtagtgatggtagcaggctggtagaggacagtgttgatatctatagtatagtagtgatggtagaggacagtgttgatatctatagtattgtagtgatggtagaggacagtgttgatatctatagtatagtagtgatggtagaggacagtgttgatacctatagtatagtagtgatggtagcaggctggtagaggacagtgttgatatctatagtatagtagtgatggtagcaggctggtagaggacagtgttgatatctatagtatagtagtgatggtagcaggctggtagaggacagtgttgatatctatagtatagtagagatggtagaggacagtgttgatatctatagtatagtagtgatggtagcaggctggtagaggacagtgttgatatctatagtagtgatggtagcaggctggtagaggacagtgttgatatctatagtagtgatggtagtaggctggtagaggacagtgttgatatctatagtatagtagtgatggtagaggacagtgttgatatctatagtatagtagtgatggtagaggacagtgttgatatctatagtatagtagtgatggtagaggacagtgttgatatctatagtatagtagtgatggtagaggacagtgttgatatctatagtatagtagtgatggtagaggacagtgttgatatctatagtatagtagtgatggtagaggacagtgttgatacctatagtatagtagtgatggtagaggacagtgttgatatctatagtatagtagtgatggtagaggaCAGTGTTGATATCTATAGTATAGTAGTGCTGGTAGCAGGCTGGTAGAGGACAGTGTTGATATCTATAGTATAGTAGTGATGGTAGCAGGATGGTAGAGGGTAAGGATTGATCATGCAACCTGTTTGTGGGGCTGTTATTAATCAgaattctcctctctctccatcagagGGTAAGTCTCTAAAGGATGAGGATGTTCTGCAACATCTTCCTGTGGGAACCACGGCAACCTTCTACTTCCGAGACCTGGGAGCTCAAATCAGCTGGGTCACCGTgagtacacacaggcacacacataccacacacacgtacgcgcgcgctcactcactcacttgtCTGTTAGTTTTCTCCTGACCTtggtgaaaatgtgtttttgttgaGAGTCACTATTAAAGCCCCTGTCACATTAACTGGGGGAGGGAGAAacgtgggggagggagggagagacgtgggggagggaaggagagacgtgggggagggaggggtgactGTCGGTTTGGCAGGAGCAGGTGTGGAAAACAGAGACCGATAAATGTAtcctccctggctggctggctggctggctggctggctggctggacaTCTGTTAGTACAACACATAAACACCAGTGTGACactaggaggagaaggagagctggccagactagagagagggagaaaagtaAAGTTATGTTTTGTAAGTTATTCATGATGACGGTAGCAACAGTTTTTAAAATGGCTTTGTCCATCGCTGCTCATGAATGATCTGTAGCTCTGACACGACAGGGTTTATGAATGATCCAGAGCTCTGACACGACAGGGTTTATGAATGATCCGGAGCTCTGACACGACAGGGTTTATTATGAATGATCTGTAGCTCTGACACGACAGGGTTTATTATGAATGATCCGGAGCTCTGACACGACAGGGTTTATTATGAATGATCCGGAGCTCTGACACGACAGGGTTTATTATGAATGATCCGGAGCTCTGACACGACAGGGTTTATTATGAATGATCCGGAGCTCTGACACGACAGGGTTTATTATGAATGATCCGGAGCTCTGACACGACAGGGTTTATTATGAATGATCCGGAGCTCTGACACGACAGGGTTTATTATGAATGATCCGGAGCTCTGACACGACAGGGTTTATTATGAATGATCCGGAGCTCTGACACGACAGGGTTTATGAATGATCCGGAGCTCTGACACGACAGGGTTTATTATGAATGATCTGTAGCTCTGACACGACAGGGTTTATTATGAATGATCCGGAGCTCTGACACGACAGGGTTTATTATGAATGATCCGGAGCTCTGACACGACAGGGTTTATTATGAATGATCCGGAGCTCTGACACGACAGGGTTTATTATGAATGATCCGGAGCTCTGACACGACAGGGTTTATTATGAATGATCCGGAGCTCTGACACGACAGGGTTTATTATGAATGATCCGGAGCTCTGACACGACAGGGTTTATTATGAATGATCCGGAGCTCTGACACGACAGGGTTTATTATGAATGATCCGGAGCTCTGACACGACAGGGTTTATTATGAATGATCCGGAGCTCTGACACGACAGGGTTTATGAATGATCTGTATCTGGACTATATTATGccgaacaaaaaatataaatgccacAATTTTAGTTACAGTtgacataaggaaatcagtcaattgaaataggtCTCTGATTGTCTCTCAGGTGTTTCTGACAGAGTATggtggtcctctcctcctctacctaaTGTTCTACTTCCGTGTTCCCTTCATCTACGCCCCCAAATATGACTTCACCACCAGCAAGCACTGGGTCGTACagtgagtgtctctctctcacacacacacacacactgggtcgTGTAGACGACTGTAGTCTGACGACTGTATATCTGAGGGGAACTGCAATGAGCCGCTtgttaatgtgaatcatattTGTCTGCTAGTTGAACTCTAGTTCATCGAACTACAAATGGCAGGAATAAAGAGAACCATTGTCTTTGGTTTCTATGGTGAGTATCCTGGTGCATGTTGGGTAATGTAGTTTGTGTGTGATCCCAGTCTAGCCTGTATGTGTCACTCCTTCCACTACCTGAAGAGACTCCTGGAGACCCTGTTTGTCCATCGCTTCTCCCACGGGACCATGCCGCTACGCAACATCTTCAAGGTGACACACACTGACGcgtgcatacacacactgacgcgtgcatacacacactgacgcacacacacacacacacacacactctttctctctctctgactggcaCACACCACAGCCTTAGTTGCCCTCTTACCTCATCGTGAGGGTGTATCACCTTACACATACCTCATCTGGGGAACCCTAGCCTGTCTCTTCAACCCAGGGTGACCtttgaacctgctgagagattaTGGGGTCATCTGACACTGTGGTTTGCATCCtaattggctccctatttcctatgtaatgcgctacttttgaccagggcccatataactctggtcaaaagtagtgcactatatagtggaTAGGGtaatgggccctggttaaaaggtagtgcactataaagggaataaggtgcaatttgggatgacGCTTGTGTGTGATACAGTGTGTTCTGTCTTCCTGTGTTCCAGAACTGCACCTACTACTGGGGCTTTGCTGCCTGGATGGCCTACTATATTAACCACCCTCTGTATACACCACCTAGTGAGTAACATACTATATTAACCACCCTCTGTATACACAACCTAGTGAGTAACCTACTATATTAACCACCCTCTGTATACACAACCTAGTGAGTAACCTACTATATTAACCACCCTCTGTATACACCACCTAGTGAGTAACCTACTATATTAACCACCCTCTATATACACCACCTAGTGAGTTCGCTACTATATTAACCACCCTCTGTATACACCACCTAGTGAGTTCGCTACTATATTAACCACCCTCTGTATACACAACCTAGTGAGTAACCTACTATATTAACCACCCTCTGTATACACCACCTAGTGAGTAACCTACTATATTAACCACCCTCTATATACACCACCTAGTGAGTTCGCTACTATATTAACCACCCTCTGTATACACCACCTAGTGAGTAACATACTATAT is part of the Salmo trutta unplaced genomic scaffold, fSalTru1.1, whole genome shotgun sequence genome and harbors:
- the LOC115183312 gene encoding very-long-chain enoyl-CoA reductase, with product MKHYEVEILDAKTKDKLCFLDKVEPNATIGEIKCMFHKSHPQWYAARQSIRLDPKGKSLKDEDVLQHLPVGTTATFYFRDLGAQISWVTVFLTEYGGPLLLYLMFYFRVPFIYAPKYDFTTSKHWVVHLACMCHSFHYLKRLLETLFVHRFSHGTMPLRNIFKNCTYYWGFAAWMAYYINHPLYTPPTIYGEQQVRIALIIFLFCQVGNFSIHIALRNLRPPGSKTRKIPYPTKNPFTWIFLLVSCPNYTYELGSWFGFTLMTQCLPVAFFTAVGFIQMTVWAKGKHRSYLKEFRDYPPLRSPILPFVL